In Synechococcus sp. HK05, a genomic segment contains:
- a CDS encoding rhomboid family intramembrane serine protease, which yields MGVGHDLGMQLNRWLAADPAGLRQSRALTNRLMDALGANDGLRGPIRDLASQPLLLQVLHSQGAEQQSALASLSAQLRATYAPAVLQELLDLLEGATGQLPPPDRSAADPPAAALPTPIRLRLQLERFGPGLALAAAGALVFAWVGAELDRALFEGWGWSGGVVLVLVLALLQALSLGPLKQLKRHWPLPSAEAAQPRQAWQWLSQAWIHANDLEAILNLILLLILLGASPLQLGSVVLRYCLTALACLGLAALCAARWQITRRWSGASGAISALIALAAGLSLLHWRVFRFSSAGLEIPAWVLLLVYGALQLGWQLPRQNPDERSTALQRVLSSSWGWGLLLGLSWAVITRIRELL from the coding sequence ATGGGTGTTGGCCACGACCTGGGCATGCAGCTGAACCGGTGGCTGGCCGCGGATCCCGCCGGCCTGCGGCAATCGCGGGCGCTCACCAACCGGCTGATGGATGCCCTGGGGGCGAACGATGGTCTGCGAGGTCCCATCCGCGATCTCGCCAGCCAACCGCTGCTGCTGCAGGTGCTCCACAGCCAAGGCGCCGAGCAGCAATCGGCCCTGGCCAGCCTCAGCGCTCAGCTGCGGGCCACCTATGCACCAGCCGTACTGCAGGAGCTGCTCGATCTGCTGGAGGGCGCCACCGGTCAACTGCCGCCGCCTGATCGAAGCGCCGCCGATCCCCCTGCCGCGGCTCTACCAACGCCCATCCGCCTGCGGCTGCAGCTGGAGCGCTTCGGCCCGGGCCTGGCTCTCGCCGCCGCAGGCGCGCTGGTGTTCGCCTGGGTTGGCGCTGAACTGGATCGGGCCCTCTTCGAGGGCTGGGGCTGGAGCGGCGGGGTGGTGCTCGTGCTCGTGCTCGCTCTCCTGCAGGCACTCAGCCTTGGACCGCTCAAACAGCTGAAGCGGCACTGGCCGCTGCCCAGCGCCGAGGCCGCGCAGCCGCGGCAGGCCTGGCAATGGCTGAGCCAGGCCTGGATTCATGCCAATGACCTCGAAGCGATCCTCAACCTGATCCTGCTGCTGATCCTGTTGGGGGCTTCGCCGTTGCAGCTGGGGTCGGTGGTGCTCCGCTACTGCCTCACGGCCCTGGCCTGCCTGGGGCTGGCCGCCCTGTGCGCCGCACGCTGGCAGATCACACGCCGCTGGAGTGGGGCTTCCGGCGCCATCAGTGCCCTGATTGCCTTGGCGGCTGGCCTGAGCCTGCTGCACTGGCGCGTGTTCCGCTTCAGCAGCGCCGGCCTCGAGATCCCCGCCTGGGTGTTGCTGCTGGTGTACGGAGCCCTGCAGCTGGGTTGGCAGCTGCCGCGCCAGAACCCCGATGAGCGCAGCACGGCTCTGCAGCGGGTGCTGAGTAGCAGCTGGGGCTGGGGTTTGCTGCTGGGGCTCAGCTGGGCCGTGATCACCCGGATCCGGGAACTGCTGTAA
- the atpC gene encoding ATP synthase F1 subunit epsilon: MSLTLRVLAPDQSVFDGNADEVILPSTTGQLGILPGHVSLLTALDFGVLRVREGNGWKAIALQGGFAEVDADEVTVLVNAAELGSSINAEAASKELDAATAAVAKFEGQPTSTDKIKAQQELARARARVQASKA, from the coding sequence ATGTCTCTCACCCTCCGCGTTCTGGCACCCGACCAGAGCGTCTTCGACGGCAACGCCGACGAAGTGATCCTGCCCAGTACCACCGGTCAGCTCGGCATTCTCCCCGGCCACGTCTCCCTCCTCACCGCCCTCGATTTCGGTGTGCTGCGGGTGCGTGAAGGCAATGGCTGGAAGGCCATCGCCCTCCAGGGTGGTTTTGCCGAAGTGGATGCCGACGAAGTGACGGTGTTGGTGAATGCTGCCGAGCTCGGCAGCAGCATCAACGCTGAAGCCGCCAGCAAGGAGCTGGATGCCGCCACCGCCGCTGTGGCCAAGTTCGAAGGCCAGCCCACCAGCACCGACAAGATCAAGGCCCAGCAGGAACTGGCGCGTGCCCGCGCCCGCGTGCAAGCCAGCAAGGCCTGA
- a CDS encoding transglycosylase domain-containing protein → MKERLAPVPVRRAWLELARAACVGPWRERPAAIARVWPLLLAHQARVELWAGGRQLSELVLENKRYRLGRDPACELPLAEPGLSRVHAILEKQRPSDREFALEDFNSANGLFHRDRRIRWIQLRDGDAVRLGSPLKGEAPELRYHHPRSPLEQAVLLLGVAALAGSTLLVSGMLVAASIGGGSKIRSISGPVKIFSADGRQIDAREGSSTALPSLQSYPLHLRQALMASEEARFGWNSGIDLFGTLRSALLGTGGGSGLTQQVARMVYPEVGRDVSLTRKLRELWVALQLEVGFSKNRILKLYLDRAYLGLGTEGFEQASQLYFRKSASELDVGQAAFLVGLLPSPNGYSPCNLEDPGAGLERRNLVLKLMHEQGWLSDQALIDAQRRPLNIDPSACRESTFSSYPFFSDYVLGELEGTRFGLDLSSADAAGNYAVISTINPKLQQLAQDQLKRFLEGPAAAAGLSQGALITVNTATGDILAYVGGGDYGRSSFDRVQALRQPGSTFKLFPFLAALAAGVKPADAVSCAPLAYVAGCRSGGGSTSVAEGFARSENVVALRLAERAGLGNVLKLARRLGISTPLDADYNTMLGGRETYLYELARAYAVVANGGRSVPMHGVSRIYDLGICGSIKSLEQCPQRGITVPIGEQTHQLLSPELAATMDELLAGVVQGGTGRAAGLVPDARGKTGTTNNGVDVLFVGYSPASQLLTAIWMGNDDNTPAQAASGALVAELWGRYMQQAVTAVPGSG, encoded by the coding sequence TTGAAAGAGCGCCTGGCGCCCGTGCCGGTGCGGCGTGCCTGGCTTGAACTGGCGCGGGCCGCTTGTGTGGGGCCGTGGCGAGAGCGCCCGGCGGCGATCGCCAGGGTGTGGCCGTTGTTGCTCGCCCATCAGGCCCGGGTGGAGCTCTGGGCTGGTGGCCGCCAGCTGAGCGAGCTGGTGCTTGAAAACAAGCGCTATCGCTTGGGACGCGATCCTGCCTGTGAGCTCCCCTTGGCGGAGCCGGGGCTCAGCCGGGTGCACGCCATCCTCGAGAAGCAGCGCCCGAGCGATCGCGAGTTCGCCCTCGAGGATTTCAACTCCGCCAATGGGCTGTTCCACCGGGATCGCCGCATCCGCTGGATTCAGCTGCGCGATGGTGATGCCGTGCGCTTGGGCTCACCGCTCAAGGGTGAGGCGCCGGAACTGCGCTACCACCACCCACGCAGCCCGCTCGAGCAGGCCGTGCTGCTGCTGGGAGTCGCGGCCTTGGCTGGCTCCACCCTGCTGGTGAGCGGCATGCTCGTGGCCGCCAGCATTGGCGGCGGCTCCAAGATCCGCTCCATCTCCGGGCCGGTGAAGATCTTCTCGGCCGATGGCCGCCAGATCGATGCCCGGGAGGGATCGTCCACCGCCTTGCCGTCGTTGCAGTCGTACCCGCTGCATCTGCGCCAGGCGTTGATGGCCTCCGAAGAGGCGCGCTTCGGCTGGAACAGCGGCATCGATCTGTTCGGCACCCTGCGCTCGGCCCTGCTCGGCACCGGTGGCGGCAGCGGGCTCACCCAGCAGGTGGCTCGCATGGTCTATCCCGAGGTGGGCCGCGATGTGAGCCTCACCCGCAAGCTCAGGGAGCTGTGGGTGGCGCTGCAGCTGGAGGTGGGCTTCAGCAAGAACCGCATCCTCAAGCTCTATCTCGATCGCGCCTATCTGGGCCTGGGCACCGAAGGTTTCGAGCAGGCCTCCCAGCTCTATTTCCGCAAGTCGGCCAGCGAGCTCGATGTGGGCCAGGCGGCTTTCCTGGTGGGCCTGCTGCCTAGCCCGAATGGCTACAGCCCCTGCAATCTCGAGGATCCCGGAGCGGGGCTGGAGCGGCGCAACCTTGTGCTCAAGCTGATGCACGAGCAGGGCTGGCTCAGCGATCAGGCCTTGATCGATGCCCAGCGCCGCCCGCTCAACATCGATCCCTCGGCCTGCCGCGAATCCACCTTCAGCAGTTATCCCTTCTTCAGCGACTACGTGCTGGGGGAACTGGAAGGCACACGCTTTGGCCTCGACCTGAGCAGCGCTGATGCGGCCGGCAATTACGCCGTGATCAGCACGATCAATCCCAAGCTGCAGCAGCTGGCACAGGATCAGCTCAAGCGTTTTCTGGAGGGGCCGGCCGCGGCGGCAGGGCTCAGCCAGGGGGCCCTGATCACGGTGAACACCGCCACCGGCGACATCCTGGCCTATGTGGGTGGTGGCGACTACGGCCGCTCCAGCTTTGATCGCGTGCAGGCGCTGCGCCAGCCCGGCTCCACGTTCAAGCTGTTTCCCTTCCTGGCGGCCCTCGCGGCCGGGGTGAAGCCGGCTGATGCGGTGTCGTGTGCGCCGCTGGCCTATGTGGCGGGCTGCCGCAGCGGCGGCGGCAGCACCAGCGTGGCGGAGGGGTTTGCCCGCTCCGAAAACGTGGTGGCCCTGCGCCTGGCGGAGCGTGCCGGGCTGGGCAATGTGTTGAAGCTGGCTCGCCGCCTCGGCATTTCCACCCCGCTCGATGCGGACTACAACACGATGCTGGGCGGCCGCGAAACCTATCTCTACGAGCTGGCACGCGCCTATGCCGTGGTGGCCAATGGCGGCCGCTCGGTGCCGATGCATGGCGTGAGCCGCATCTACGACCTCGGCATCTGCGGTTCGATCAAAAGCCTGGAGCAATGTCCGCAGCGGGGCATCACCGTGCCGATCGGTGAGCAGACCCATCAGCTGCTCTCGCCGGAGCTTGCCGCCACGATGGATGAGCTGCTGGCTGGGGTGGTGCAGGGCGGTACCGGCCGGGCGGCGGGGCTGGTGCCTGATGCGCGCGGCAAAACGGGCACCACCAACAACGGCGTGGATGTGTTGTTTGTGGGGTACTCGCCGGCCAGCCAGCTGCTCACTGCCATCTGGATGGGCAACGACGACAACACCCCGGCCCAGGCCGCCAGTGGAGCGTTGGTGGCGGAGTTGTGGGGCCGCTATATGCAGCAGGCGGTTACAGCAGTTCCCGGATCCGGGTGA